A window from Longibacter salinarum encodes these proteins:
- a CDS encoding serine/threonine-protein kinase, translating into MTPDEWKRVQRLFHAALDHPEEERDSFLDDACGDENIRSRVEDLLKVDAGAAARLDRSPARGPGDRTTTGTTVGPYEVQEELGRGGMGRVFLAERSDLGNRVALKLVRNAMAAPDRVERFLVERQILARLEHPNIARLLDAGVTPDDTPFLAMEYVEGETIIAYCDRRQLSVQERLELFATVGAAVAHAHRNLIVHRDLKPSNVMVSEDGRVKLLDFGIAKLLEDDGPGLTKTGGALMTPGYAAPEQVRGDAVTTATDVYSLGVVLYELLTGIRPHDDAATKDSAPSDLDQRVLETQPRPPSDVVGLASTETAEDPAEARGTTRADLRRALRGDLDTIILKALRKEPERRYDGAAQLIEDLDRYLKGRPVAARPDSVMYRTTRFVQRHAVGVAAVAAVVVAVVVGLGAAIWQGQRARAAQAEAEALREQAEQELAKSEAVTTFLVDLFQASNPNENPGLDLTARTLLNRGEQRVDTLRGQPIVQAELQNVIGQVYTDLGEYEKADRLLMASLTTRRSAAGETEEVAQALYNVGVLRWRQSQFAEAETVLRQSYEMWKKIHGTEIHPDVAGALNALALSISKQGRLAEAVPMQERMIEISTQLQEESDEWTAMSQNNLAVLYQNLERYGDAVPLAENMLEFQKKAHTAPHPQIAMGHTNLGSILTDALRADEALPHIRQALEMREKIFDSGHPMRASSHHNLAEAVYRDGDFRAADSLFTRAIQLTVASVGMEHAARGDVLHDYGLLLTDQGQFDRARDTLETALAIREAISGSNQTRIARTLAALANLDLIAGTEDAARVAERRLRRAKEIFDQRFVEPHPFGAVIQSRLGRALLMQGDDQEAEPLLRGAYDVLSVASGVPTLDVEPTTEALAALYQARGETEYADSWRRK; encoded by the coding sequence ATGACCCCTGACGAGTGGAAACGCGTGCAGCGTCTCTTTCATGCTGCTCTCGATCATCCGGAAGAGGAGCGGGATTCGTTTCTGGACGACGCGTGCGGCGATGAGAATATACGCTCTCGCGTCGAGGATCTGCTTAAGGTGGATGCCGGTGCAGCGGCTCGACTTGATCGGTCTCCGGCGCGAGGTCCCGGTGACCGGACGACGACTGGGACGACAGTGGGGCCGTATGAGGTCCAAGAGGAGCTCGGGCGAGGAGGCATGGGCCGCGTGTTTCTTGCCGAGCGGAGCGACCTCGGTAACCGGGTCGCTCTGAAGCTCGTACGAAACGCGATGGCGGCTCCCGACCGTGTGGAGCGATTCCTCGTCGAACGCCAGATCCTGGCTCGTCTCGAGCACCCGAACATTGCCCGCCTTCTGGATGCCGGAGTCACCCCGGACGACACGCCCTTTCTGGCGATGGAGTACGTCGAGGGCGAAACGATTATAGCCTACTGCGATCGCCGTCAGCTGTCCGTACAGGAGCGCCTCGAACTCTTTGCTACCGTGGGAGCGGCGGTCGCGCACGCGCATCGCAACTTGATCGTCCACCGCGATCTGAAGCCGTCCAACGTCATGGTGTCGGAGGATGGGCGGGTGAAGCTGCTCGACTTCGGAATCGCCAAGTTGCTGGAGGACGATGGTCCAGGCCTCACGAAGACCGGGGGGGCGCTGATGACGCCGGGATATGCCGCGCCCGAGCAGGTTCGGGGCGATGCCGTCACGACGGCGACCGATGTCTACAGCCTCGGTGTGGTACTGTACGAACTCCTCACGGGGATCCGGCCGCATGATGACGCGGCGACGAAGGATTCCGCGCCCAGTGATCTGGATCAGCGTGTACTGGAGACGCAGCCGCGTCCGCCGTCGGATGTCGTCGGACTTGCGAGCACGGAAACGGCTGAAGACCCGGCTGAGGCACGAGGCACCACGCGGGCCGATCTTCGTCGTGCGCTCCGCGGCGATCTGGACACGATCATCCTGAAGGCCTTGCGAAAAGAGCCGGAACGTCGATACGATGGCGCCGCGCAATTGATCGAAGATCTCGACCGATACCTTAAGGGGCGTCCCGTTGCAGCACGGCCCGATTCGGTAATGTATCGCACAACGCGGTTCGTTCAGCGGCACGCGGTCGGCGTGGCTGCTGTTGCGGCCGTCGTCGTCGCTGTCGTCGTGGGCCTCGGGGCCGCAATCTGGCAGGGGCAGCGAGCTCGAGCGGCACAGGCAGAGGCAGAAGCTTTGCGCGAACAGGCAGAGCAGGAATTGGCGAAGTCTGAAGCCGTTACCACCTTTCTCGTGGACCTGTTTCAGGCCAGCAACCCGAACGAGAACCCGGGACTAGATCTGACAGCCCGGACGCTCCTCAACCGGGGCGAACAGCGTGTCGATACGCTGCGCGGCCAGCCGATCGTCCAGGCGGAGCTGCAGAACGTGATCGGGCAAGTCTACACCGATCTTGGAGAGTACGAAAAGGCCGATCGACTTCTGATGGCCAGTCTGACGACCCGTCGGTCGGCAGCCGGGGAGACGGAAGAGGTGGCGCAGGCATTGTACAACGTGGGCGTGCTGAGATGGCGCCAATCTCAGTTCGCGGAGGCGGAAACGGTTCTACGTCAGTCGTACGAGATGTGGAAGAAGATCCATGGCACGGAGATCCACCCGGACGTTGCCGGCGCGCTTAATGCGCTGGCACTCTCGATCAGCAAGCAGGGACGTCTCGCGGAGGCGGTTCCGATGCAAGAGCGGATGATTGAGATCAGCACGCAGCTTCAGGAGGAATCCGACGAGTGGACGGCCATGAGTCAGAACAATCTGGCGGTGCTGTATCAGAATCTCGAGCGCTACGGCGACGCCGTTCCTCTCGCAGAAAACATGCTCGAGTTTCAGAAAAAGGCACACACCGCGCCGCATCCGCAGATTGCGATGGGGCATACGAATCTGGGATCGATCCTCACCGACGCCCTCCGTGCCGATGAAGCCTTGCCGCACATTCGGCAAGCCCTCGAGATGAGGGAGAAGATCTTCGATTCCGGTCACCCGATGAGAGCGAGTTCGCATCATAACCTCGCGGAAGCGGTGTACCGGGACGGAGATTTTCGTGCGGCGGACTCACTCTTCACCCGGGCCATTCAGCTGACGGTTGCGTCGGTCGGGATGGAGCATGCGGCGCGTGGAGACGTGCTGCACGACTACGGTCTCCTACTAACCGATCAAGGCCAGTTTGACCGGGCGAGAGATACGCTAGAGACCGCACTCGCGATTCGAGAAGCGATTTCTGGATCAAACCAGACGCGAATTGCACGCACGCTCGCCGCACTCGCGAATCTAGATCTTATCGCAGGCACCGAGGATGCCGCGCGTGTGGCCGAACGTCGGCTTCGTCGAGCGAAGGAGATTTTCGACCAGCGGTTTGTCGAGCCACATCCCTTCGGCGCCGTCATCCAATCTCGCCTCGGGCGAGCACTGCTCATGCAGGGGGACGATCAGGAAGCAGAACCGCTATTGCGGGGCGCTTACGATGTTTTGTCTGTCGCGAGCGGTGTCCCGACGCTAGACGTGGAGCCGACGACGGAGGCACTGGCAGCCCTTTATCAAGCGCGTGGCGAGACCGAATATGCCGATTCGTGGAGGCGCAAGTAG
- a CDS encoding ECF-type sigma factor, which translates to MSSSSSPVTHLLHAARDGDADALDDLIPLVYEELRRLARKVRSDRGASTIDTTGLVHEAYEKLVPSDVEWKDRTHFFRVAARAMRQVLIDAARRRQADKRGGTETAISFDDNLYSEPINDIELLALDDALDRLADMDDRQAQIVECRFFAGLTVAETAAALDISEPTVYRDWRAARAWLASQLTA; encoded by the coding sequence ATGTCATCGTCCTCATCCCCGGTCACCCATCTTCTCCATGCTGCGCGGGATGGTGATGCCGACGCCCTTGATGATCTAATTCCGCTCGTGTACGAAGAGCTGCGACGTCTCGCACGAAAGGTGCGGAGCGACCGCGGTGCATCCACGATCGATACAACGGGGCTCGTACACGAGGCATACGAAAAACTGGTGCCGTCGGATGTCGAATGGAAAGATCGCACGCACTTTTTCCGTGTTGCTGCTCGTGCGATGCGGCAAGTGCTGATTGATGCAGCCCGCCGCCGCCAGGCGGACAAACGGGGGGGGACGGAGACGGCAATTTCATTCGATGATAATCTGTACTCAGAGCCGATCAACGATATCGAGCTCCTCGCGCTGGACGATGCGTTGGATCGGCTGGCTGATATGGACGATCGGCAGGCGCAGATCGTCGAATGCCGGTTTTTCGCGGGACTCACCGTTGCGGAAACGGCAGCGGCTCTGGATATCTCCGAGCCTACGGTTTACCGCGACTGGCGAGCCGCCCGCGCCTGGTTGGCTTCCCAGCTTACCGCGTAA
- a CDS encoding winged helix-turn-helix domain-containing protein, with the protein MADNRTSSFRAQRVRPGEIDRLIHGRVRLGIMSALATGDRLSFNELKQRLDTSDGNLSVHARKLEEAGYVECIKSFDGRTPKTEYQITNAGTDALRQYIDQMEQLLGFGE; encoded by the coding sequence ATGGCGGATAACCGAACATCTTCCTTCCGTGCTCAGCGCGTCCGCCCCGGCGAAATCGACCGCCTCATTCATGGCCGCGTTCGCCTCGGAATCATGAGCGCCCTCGCGACCGGTGACCGGCTGAGCTTTAACGAATTGAAGCAACGCCTCGACACGTCCGACGGCAACCTCAGCGTGCATGCTCGCAAGCTGGAGGAAGCCGGGTATGTGGAATGCATCAAGTCATTCGACGGGCGAACGCCGAAAACCGAATACCAGATCACCAACGCCGGTACCGACGCCCTTCGGCAGTACATCGATCAGATGGAGCAACTTCTGGGATTTGGCGAGTAG
- a CDS encoding DUF4153 domain-containing protein — translation MQTSSRLIYEAAGCTFFLGVLGTLLFDTPVLGLNGTLWVLGLCGGVAVLTLRWRKTATLRETLPFAGIGVLGMLLLLRDAPPLTAAIVLGLLGLFVLFIRQQQVATLHPALRAGIGQLSLVQTVFSAWLRLIPDTLNFDYRRLNTHRSSVHATGIARGLLLTAPLLLVFGTLLASADQTFERILLSAIQIDIESAWWHIVRVVFFGGLAAGVLRGSLFVLDVDVRHEPKQTIGATEIQVILGSIALLFGGYVMVQLPYFFGGLETVLGTRGLTIAQYAREGFFELSWVASLSLLVLFGLHTRLDDTARPQTAFRQMALVVLLLLTVMLMSAGQRMLVYVGEFGLSAMRLYVSVFLVWAALVFFWFGATVLRSQRDRFVPGAAIAGFVLLMGLTLANPEAQVVRFNIDRASQTRTFDVSYALSLSTDVVPTLAESAEHLPSATDRSAVADALLCAYDDPAPRGWKGWTWSRSRAYAAVQMHQTELWWHASDAALNCSEVRRPFVR, via the coding sequence ATGCAAACGTCATCCCGATTGATTTATGAAGCGGCAGGCTGCACGTTTTTCCTGGGTGTGCTCGGCACCCTCCTTTTCGACACACCCGTCCTCGGACTGAACGGCACGCTGTGGGTGCTCGGGCTGTGCGGCGGAGTGGCTGTGCTCACCCTTCGCTGGAGGAAAACAGCGACGCTTCGCGAGACGCTTCCTTTCGCCGGGATCGGCGTCCTTGGCATGTTGCTGCTGCTACGCGATGCACCACCGCTCACGGCAGCAATCGTCCTAGGATTGCTCGGCCTCTTTGTCCTCTTCATTCGGCAGCAGCAGGTTGCCACTCTTCATCCGGCTCTGCGCGCCGGGATTGGCCAGCTTTCGCTCGTACAGACCGTCTTCAGCGCCTGGCTCCGTCTCATTCCAGACACACTCAACTTCGATTATCGACGCCTGAACACTCACAGATCGTCGGTGCACGCCACGGGAATTGCTCGCGGTCTCCTTCTCACCGCACCGCTTTTACTTGTGTTCGGGACGCTTCTCGCTTCAGCCGATCAGACATTCGAGCGGATCCTGCTTTCCGCGATCCAGATCGACATTGAGTCAGCGTGGTGGCACATCGTGCGCGTGGTATTCTTTGGCGGCCTGGCAGCAGGTGTCCTGCGCGGCTCGCTGTTCGTTCTGGACGTGGACGTTCGCCACGAGCCGAAGCAGACGATCGGCGCGACAGAAATACAGGTCATCCTTGGCTCAATCGCTCTACTCTTCGGCGGGTACGTCATGGTGCAGCTTCCGTACTTCTTCGGCGGCCTCGAAACGGTCCTCGGCACACGCGGTCTGACAATCGCACAGTACGCCCGAGAAGGCTTTTTCGAACTCTCGTGGGTCGCCTCCCTTTCTTTGCTCGTACTCTTCGGCCTTCACACGCGCCTTGATGACACTGCACGCCCTCAGACGGCCTTCCGCCAGATGGCTCTGGTTGTGCTGCTTCTTTTGACCGTGATGCTCATGTCCGCCGGACAGCGCATGCTCGTGTACGTTGGCGAATTCGGGCTGTCCGCGATGCGACTATACGTCAGCGTCTTTCTCGTCTGGGCAGCACTCGTGTTCTTCTGGTTCGGCGCCACCGTGCTTCGCTCTCAGCGTGATCGCTTCGTCCCCGGAGCGGCGATCGCGGGGTTCGTTCTGCTGATGGGACTCACACTTGCCAACCCAGAGGCCCAGGTGGTCCGCTTCAACATTGACCGCGCGTCGCAAACGCGGACGTTTGATGTCTCCTACGCTCTGTCGCTGAGCACGGATGTGGTACCAACCCTGGCGGAGTCGGCTGAACACCTACCATCGGCCACCGATCGGTCGGCCGTGGCCGATGCTCTTCTCTGTGCGTATGACGACCCGGCCCCGCGTGGATGGAAAGGCTGGACGTGGAGCCGATCCCGGGCATACGCCGCCGTCCAAATGCACCAGACCGAACTGTGGTGGCACGCAAGCGATGCCGCGCTGAACTGCTCGGAGGTACGCCGCCCGTTCGTTCGGTAA
- a CDS encoding SDR family oxidoreductase has protein sequence MNFRNALIWITGASSGIGEACAYDFSRRGARCILSARREDRLHEVREHCARPDEHLVVPIDLAEPESIDAAAATVRLEGVVDLMLHNAGISQRSLARETEDAVVRRLMEVNFFGTVRLNQAILPGMLARQSGHIAVVTSLVGKFGTPLRSGYAASKHALHGYFDSLRAEVFDDGIRITLVCPGFIRTQVSNNALTADGSAQGKMDPAQAEGMPPGDCARAIADAVVAAKDEVYVGGREVAGVYLKRLSPTLFNRLIRSVSVTR, from the coding sequence ATGAACTTCCGAAACGCGTTGATCTGGATTACCGGTGCATCGTCAGGGATTGGTGAAGCCTGTGCGTATGACTTCAGCCGACGCGGCGCACGGTGCATCCTGTCAGCTCGTCGGGAGGATCGCCTGCACGAGGTCCGGGAGCATTGCGCCCGACCGGATGAGCACCTCGTTGTGCCCATAGACCTAGCGGAGCCAGAGTCGATCGACGCGGCGGCGGCCACGGTGCGTCTGGAGGGCGTCGTGGACCTCATGCTGCACAATGCTGGCATCAGTCAGCGGAGCCTTGCGCGGGAGACGGAAGATGCGGTCGTACGGCGCCTGATGGAGGTAAACTTCTTCGGCACGGTACGACTGAATCAAGCAATTCTGCCCGGCATGCTGGCACGACAGTCCGGACACATCGCGGTGGTAACGAGCCTCGTCGGAAAGTTCGGGACGCCGCTTCGGTCGGGATATGCCGCGTCGAAGCACGCGCTCCACGGCTACTTCGACTCGCTTCGAGCGGAAGTATTTGACGATGGCATCCGCATCACGCTCGTGTGCCCGGGCTTCATACGTACGCAGGTGTCAAATAACGCGCTGACGGCCGACGGCTCGGCACAAGGGAAGATGGACCCGGCACAGGCCGAGGGCATGCCACCGGGCGACTGCGCGAGGGCGATCGCCGACGCCGTCGTGGCCGCCAAAGACGAAGTGTACGTGGGCGGACGAGAGGTAGCCGGCGTCTACCTGAAGCGTCTATCGCCAACGCTCTTCAACCGACTGATCCGCTCGGTCAGCGTCACACGGTAA
- a CDS encoding four helix bundle protein, which translates to MGFSSYRDIDAWKKARKLTGDVYQVTRSGGLRRDFGLRDQMQRSAVSVMSNIAEGFGRGSNREFIQFLLQARASSLELQSHLYVAYDVRYISEQQFDTLYDACGEVIALITGLLSYLKSSNRKGYKFNEPK; encoded by the coding sequence ATGGGATTCTCAAGCTATCGAGATATTGATGCATGGAAGAAGGCGCGCAAGCTGACAGGGGACGTGTATCAGGTTACGCGATCCGGTGGGTTACGACGTGACTTTGGACTCCGTGACCAGATGCAACGAAGTGCCGTTTCCGTCATGTCGAATATTGCAGAAGGGTTCGGGCGAGGTAGCAATCGCGAGTTCATTCAATTCCTCTTGCAGGCGCGTGCCTCATCGCTCGAATTGCAAAGCCACCTCTATGTCGCCTACGATGTGCGTTACATAAGCGAGCAGCAATTTGATACGTTGTACGATGCCTGCGGCGAAGTCATTGCACTAATTACCGGATTACTCAGCTATCTCAAATCCTCTAACCGGAAAGGATACAAGTTCAACGAACCCAAGTAG
- a CDS encoding M24 family metallopeptidase, with the protein MRLAVWLLVVFLFVPSVQAQSADIPDSYTPEHSAPMDPVESIVLPMRERAEIINRWLETRLDEVVPMLMRRENIDMWVISAREYNEDPVIRSMLPATWQAARRRTILVFHDRGPDEGVDRLAIARYDVGRFFQTAWDKSEQPDQWARLASLIEDRDPERIAVNRSEMFALADGMTDTEFGQMQEALSPTYRDRIVSGQKLAVGWLETRTEEEMQVYPQIVRLAHAIIADGLSGQAIQPGVTTTEDVQWWYRDRIRELGVTAWFHPSVSIQRQGTGADNDFSSDEATATIEPGDLLHVDFGITYLRLNTDTQQHAYVLRPGESAAPEGLSEALRVGNRLQDLLTREMTSGRTGNEVLEATLAAAKEEGIDATVYTHPIGYHGHGAGPLIGLWDQQGGVPGRGDHPLYPNTAYSIELNAQVAIPEWDNQKIRIMLEEDAFFDGNSVRYLDGRQTELYVLPRH; encoded by the coding sequence ATGCGCCTCGCTGTGTGGCTGCTCGTCGTGTTTCTCTTCGTCCCCTCCGTTCAGGCTCAGTCCGCGGATATCCCGGATAGCTACACGCCTGAGCATTCTGCTCCGATGGATCCGGTTGAGTCCATCGTGCTTCCGATGCGCGAGCGAGCCGAAATCATCAACCGCTGGCTCGAGACGCGACTGGACGAGGTCGTCCCGATGCTGATGCGACGGGAGAACATCGACATGTGGGTAATCAGCGCGCGAGAGTACAACGAAGATCCTGTCATCCGATCGATGCTCCCGGCCACGTGGCAGGCCGCCCGGCGCCGTACGATCCTGGTTTTTCACGATCGTGGACCGGACGAAGGTGTGGATCGTCTCGCGATCGCGCGTTACGATGTCGGGCGCTTCTTCCAGACGGCGTGGGACAAGAGCGAGCAGCCAGACCAGTGGGCGCGTCTAGCCTCACTGATCGAGGACCGGGATCCAGAGCGAATTGCCGTAAACCGCTCCGAGATGTTCGCCCTTGCCGATGGGATGACCGATACGGAGTTCGGTCAGATGCAGGAGGCGTTGTCTCCGACCTATCGAGATCGGATTGTAAGCGGGCAAAAGCTCGCCGTCGGTTGGCTGGAGACGCGGACGGAGGAAGAGATGCAGGTGTACCCACAGATCGTGCGCCTCGCTCACGCGATCATCGCGGATGGACTGAGCGGACAGGCCATCCAGCCCGGTGTGACCACGACGGAGGACGTGCAGTGGTGGTACCGCGACCGCATCCGGGAGCTGGGAGTCACCGCATGGTTCCATCCCAGCGTGTCGATTCAGCGTCAGGGCACGGGAGCGGACAACGACTTCTCGTCGGATGAGGCGACGGCGACGATCGAGCCAGGCGACCTGCTCCACGTCGATTTCGGCATCACGTATCTGCGGTTGAACACAGACACGCAGCAGCACGCCTACGTTTTGCGGCCCGGGGAGTCAGCGGCGCCCGAGGGACTGAGCGAGGCTCTGCGCGTGGGGAACCGTCTACAGGATCTGCTCACACGTGAAATGACGTCGGGGCGCACCGGAAACGAGGTGCTCGAAGCAACGCTTGCTGCTGCGAAAGAGGAAGGCATCGACGCGACGGTGTATACGCACCCGATCGGTTATCACGGACACGGAGCCGGACCGCTCATCGGACTCTGGGATCAGCAGGGCGGCGTGCCCGGACGCGGGGATCATCCGCTGTATCCCAACACGGCGTACAGCATCGAACTCAACGCGCAGGTTGCCATCCCCGAGTGGGACAATCAGAAAATCCGCATCATGCTGGAAGAAGATGCCTTCTTCGACGGAAACTCCGTGCGATACCTCGACGGCCGGCAGACGGAGCTCTATGTATTACCGCGACACTAA